Proteins from one Syntrophaceae bacterium genomic window:
- a CDS encoding electron transfer flavoprotein subunit alpha/FixB family protein yields the protein MKNILVYSDRPESAAELVSAGQLIAAATGGTLRALSVNAPDLSAFLAARGIDVLEVRAAGDPVTDAAQMAAALREAADRSDAGVILLSSGRRGKEIAGRLAQEIGAGCLTDVGRLDVVAGRITGVRYALGGATEVFQAVATDRQVLALRPGVFPEAPEGTPGSVQSLDVQLPAPRVRLRAVNAKAGDGADIEKAEVLVVVGQGLAEQGELALAERIARGLGGEVACTKPVATDRRWLPEDRIVGLSGKTCRPSLALLLGVSGQVQFTVGIRDAVTIVAVNRDDQAPVASLSDYFLPADLKAVLPELAGKFPGP from the coding sequence GTGAAAAACATTCTCGTTTACAGCGACCGGCCGGAATCGGCGGCGGAACTGGTCTCGGCGGGACAGCTCATTGCCGCCGCGACGGGAGGAACACTCCGGGCCCTGTCCGTCAACGCCCCGGATCTTTCCGCCTTCCTGGCGGCCCGGGGGATCGACGTGCTGGAGGTCCGGGCGGCGGGAGACCCGGTGACCGATGCGGCACAGATGGCTGCAGCGCTGCGGGAAGCGGCGGATCGAAGCGACGCGGGGGTCATCCTCCTGTCCTCCGGCCGCCGGGGGAAGGAAATCGCCGGCCGCCTGGCCCAGGAGATCGGGGCGGGCTGCCTGACCGACGTGGGCCGGCTGGACGTTGTCGCCGGCCGGATCACCGGCGTGCGGTATGCCCTGGGAGGAGCCACGGAGGTCTTTCAGGCGGTGGCGACGGATCGGCAGGTCCTGGCCCTCCGGCCGGGCGTCTTTCCGGAGGCGCCCGAGGGAACACCCGGGTCCGTTCAATCCCTGGATGTACAGCTTCCCGCACCGCGGGTCCGGCTGCGCGCGGTGAACGCAAAAGCGGGTGACGGTGCCGACATCGAAAAGGCCGAGGTCCTTGTCGTCGTCGGACAGGGTCTGGCGGAGCAGGGGGAACTGGCCCTGGCGGAGCGGATCGCCCGGGGGCTCGGCGGAGAGGTGGCCTGCACGAAACCCGTCGCCACGGACCGCCGCTGGCTTCCGGAGGACCGGATCGTCGGCCTCTCGGGCAAGACCTGCCGCCCTTCTCTGGCGCTTCTCCTGGGCGTGTCCGGCCAGGTCCAGTTCACCGTCGGGATCCGCGACGCGGTCACGATCGTGGCGGTCAACCGCGACGACCAGGCGCCCGTGGCGTCCCTGTCCGATTATTTCCTGCCGGCGGACCTGAAAGCGGTCCTGCCGGAACTGGCCGGTAAATTCCCGGGTCCCTGA
- a CDS encoding FAD-dependent oxidoreductase translates to MDKFDVIIVGAGLAGLAAAHTLVREGAEVLVLERGDYAGAKNLTGGRLYLNPVRSLLPELLEKAPLERGIVREEICLLGKTGSFIGSYDARSGASGPPQSASVLRARFDRWLAKEVEQMGAPVVTKSAVEELILENGQVKGIVVTGEEIGADVVLACDGVLSLTAEKAGLRNPGKPEHFAVGIKEIIELDEGVIDDRFNVGPGEGAARLFLGEATQGRFGGGFLYTNRTSLSIGMVLGIDVLGGAPGEPTAPEIFDAFKNRPEIQSLIRGGQTVEYGAHVIPEGGMAGVGKLCGDGILVAGDAAGFALNTGLIVRGMDYALASGYWAARAVLEAKGRNDFRAASLACYEAFLRDSFVLKDFETARHAPEALRNPRFYGRYPDLAMGILEDLFAVPEGPKDKLFSTVRRHLPLREILAVIRDMKGMVKI, encoded by the coding sequence ATGGATAAATTCGACGTCATCATCGTCGGCGCGGGGCTGGCGGGCCTCGCGGCCGCGCACACCCTGGTCCGGGAAGGAGCGGAGGTGCTCGTCCTGGAGCGGGGGGACTACGCCGGGGCGAAGAACCTGACCGGCGGGCGCCTCTACCTGAATCCGGTGCGTTCCCTGTTGCCGGAGCTGCTGGAGAAGGCGCCCCTGGAGCGGGGGATCGTCCGGGAGGAAATCTGCCTTCTCGGAAAGACCGGCTCCTTCATCGGGAGCTATGACGCCCGGTCCGGCGCGTCCGGGCCGCCGCAGAGCGCGAGCGTCCTCCGGGCCCGCTTCGATCGCTGGCTGGCGAAGGAAGTGGAGCAGATGGGCGCCCCGGTGGTCACGAAGAGCGCCGTGGAGGAGTTGATCCTCGAGAACGGGCAGGTGAAGGGCATCGTCGTGACGGGCGAGGAGATCGGCGCCGACGTGGTCCTGGCCTGCGACGGCGTCCTGTCCCTGACGGCCGAGAAGGCGGGCCTCCGGAACCCCGGGAAGCCGGAGCATTTCGCCGTCGGCATCAAGGAAATCATCGAGCTGGATGAAGGCGTTATCGACGACCGGTTCAACGTCGGTCCCGGCGAAGGGGCGGCGCGGCTTTTCCTCGGGGAGGCCACGCAGGGCCGCTTCGGGGGAGGGTTTCTCTACACGAACCGGACGAGCCTCAGCATCGGGATGGTCCTGGGCATCGACGTCCTGGGGGGCGCCCCTGGCGAGCCCACGGCGCCGGAGATCTTCGACGCCTTCAAGAACCGGCCGGAAATCCAGTCCCTCATCCGCGGCGGCCAGACCGTGGAGTACGGCGCCCACGTGATTCCGGAAGGCGGGATGGCGGGCGTCGGCAAGCTTTGCGGCGACGGCATCCTGGTGGCGGGGGACGCCGCGGGATTCGCCCTCAACACGGGGCTCATCGTCCGGGGCATGGACTACGCCCTGGCCTCGGGCTACTGGGCCGCCCGGGCCGTCCTGGAGGCAAAGGGACGGAACGATTTCCGCGCCGCTTCCCTGGCCTGCTACGAGGCGTTCCTCCGGGACAGCTTCGTTCTCAAGGATTTCGAGACGGCCCGCCACGCCCCGGAGGCCCTCCGGAACCCGCGCTTCTACGGCCGTTACCCGGATCTCGCCATGGGCATTCTGGAAGACCTGTTTGCCGTTCCTGAAGGTCCCAAGGACAAACTCTTTTCCACCGTCCGGCGGCATCTGCCCTTGCGGGAGATCCTGGCGGTCATCCGGGACATGAAAGGCATGGTGAAGATATGA
- a CDS encoding CHASE2 domain-containing protein: protein MKCIVKPARKHLVTILIGIVLILFMEYFGFFDGMSRHGYDLFFRIRGAVEPEKSILLVVIDDSTLNRLGRWPLKRDNYVRLLSRLSQAGAVGLDILMTEPTASDARLAEAVRRHGRVVFPTYIPENPQSAPFHSAFSNLRSGHTHLEPDIDGVIRTVHHTIYHGGRKLPSFASAVYETLPGNVFHREAPAGVNPETAFPPDIVQLDSRNIHFYGPPGTYPRFSFADVLEGRYPPEFFKNRIVLVGINAAGLDGQFLTPFSQRRKPMNGIEVHAHILGNLIEGRQIDAAPESVVRAASVVLAILGLVLLMRMDGGRAIAVWAAAMLAAFLGSLALFAALDIWFSPVLFSVLLLFMFFIAYIVRLEQSKSQLAEAKDMWEDSFHTIDDAIMVTDRSGVPIQMNAAAKELAQDRRLLELLSRKCTEGFKETGKTADAGFRDPFTAMPVHDEIIYAGTARNYSIKTLPRIDGSHRLIGFVQVIQDITEQKRAAREKQRLEAELAQVQKMEAIGTLAGGVAHDFNNILMGIQGYVSLLQIDLPAEDRRYSRLQKIETQVQSAANLTRQLLGFARGGKYEVRPTNLNELLEKTSDMFSRTKKEIMISRRLQENIWLVDADQGQIEQVLLNMYINSWHAMPEGGDLTLTTENVVLNSSHHRSFDIQPGRHVKISVSDTGTGMDEEVRKRVFEPFFTTKEPGKGTGLGLASAYGIIKNHGGFIEVKSAVGEGTTFEIYFPASEKNETTEKPVPAMESSRGRETILLVDDEQENITVMKELLEDLGYRIVCAGSGQEATAVFMMRKDSIDLVILDMVMPGMGGGQTFDALRAIDPGVKVILSSGYSIEGEARSILDRGCNGFIQKPFLINDLSRIIREVLQK from the coding sequence TTGAAGTGCATCGTCAAGCCCGCACGAAAGCATCTCGTCACCATCCTCATCGGGATCGTCCTGATCCTGTTCATGGAGTATTTCGGTTTTTTTGACGGAATGAGCCGTCACGGCTATGATCTGTTCTTCCGGATCCGGGGCGCCGTCGAACCGGAAAAGAGCATCCTGCTTGTGGTCATCGATGACAGCACCCTGAACAGGCTCGGCCGATGGCCCCTGAAACGGGACAACTACGTCCGTCTCCTGAGCCGGCTGAGTCAGGCCGGCGCCGTCGGCCTGGACATCCTGATGACGGAACCCACGGCCAGTGATGCCCGGCTCGCAGAGGCAGTCCGCAGGCACGGACGGGTGGTTTTCCCGACCTACATTCCCGAAAACCCGCAGTCCGCCCCGTTCCATTCCGCATTTTCCAACCTGCGGTCCGGCCACACCCATCTGGAACCGGATATCGACGGCGTCATCCGAACCGTTCATCACACCATCTATCACGGAGGCCGGAAGCTCCCCTCCTTTGCCTCCGCCGTCTATGAAACCCTGCCGGGAAACGTCTTCCACCGGGAAGCCCCTGCCGGCGTTAATCCGGAAACGGCCTTCCCGCCGGACATCGTCCAGCTGGATTCGAGAAACATCCATTTTTACGGGCCTCCCGGCACCTACCCCCGTTTCTCTTTTGCCGACGTGCTGGAGGGCCGTTACCCTCCCGAATTTTTCAAAAACAGAATCGTCCTTGTCGGAATCAACGCGGCGGGACTGGACGGACAATTCCTGACGCCATTCAGCCAGCGGCGGAAGCCGATGAACGGCATCGAGGTGCATGCCCATATCCTCGGCAACCTCATCGAGGGCCGTCAGATTGACGCGGCCCCCGAATCCGTCGTCCGTGCCGCCTCCGTCGTCCTGGCGATCCTCGGCCTGGTCCTGCTGATGAGAATGGACGGCGGGCGGGCGATTGCAGTGTGGGCAGCGGCCATGCTGGCCGCATTCCTGGGCTCTCTTGCTCTCTTTGCCGCTCTGGATATCTGGTTCAGCCCGGTCCTCTTCTCCGTGCTCCTGCTTTTCATGTTTTTCATTGCCTATATCGTTCGGCTCGAACAGTCGAAGAGCCAGCTGGCCGAGGCCAAGGATATGTGGGAGGACTCGTTCCACACGATTGATGACGCCATCATGGTGACGGATCGGAGCGGTGTCCCCATTCAGATGAACGCAGCCGCGAAAGAGCTGGCACAGGATCGTCGCCTGCTGGAACTCCTTAGCCGTAAATGCACGGAAGGGTTCAAGGAAACAGGGAAAACCGCGGATGCAGGGTTTCGTGACCCCTTCACTGCCATGCCCGTTCACGATGAAATCATCTACGCCGGCACCGCCCGGAATTATTCGATCAAGACGCTCCCCCGGATCGACGGCTCACACCGGTTGATCGGATTTGTCCAGGTAATCCAGGATATTACTGAACAGAAGAGGGCGGCCCGTGAAAAGCAGCGCCTGGAAGCGGAACTGGCCCAGGTTCAGAAAATGGAGGCCATCGGGACGCTGGCGGGCGGCGTGGCCCACGATTTCAACAACATCCTCATGGGAATTCAGGGATACGTATCCCTGCTGCAGATCGACCTTCCCGCGGAAGACCGACGCTATTCGCGACTCCAGAAAATCGAGACGCAGGTTCAGAGTGCGGCGAACCTGACGCGGCAGCTGCTCGGATTCGCCCGGGGCGGGAAATACGAGGTCCGGCCGACCAATCTCAATGAACTGCTGGAAAAGACTTCCGACATGTTCAGCCGGACCAAGAAGGAAATCATGATCAGCCGCCGGCTGCAGGAAAACATCTGGCTTGTGGACGCCGATCAGGGGCAGATCGAGCAGGTATTGCTGAACATGTATATCAACAGCTGGCATGCCATGCCCGAAGGAGGAGACCTGACGCTGACGACGGAAAATGTCGTCCTGAACAGCTCGCACCATCGATCCTTTGACATTCAGCCGGGCCGTCACGTGAAAATTTCCGTGAGCGATACCGGTACGGGCATGGATGAAGAGGTCCGGAAACGGGTTTTCGAACCTTTCTTCACGACCAAGGAACCGGGAAAGGGAACCGGATTGGGGCTGGCCTCCGCATACGGGATCATCAAGAACCACGGCGGATTCATCGAAGTGAAGAGCGCCGTGGGCGAAGGGACGACCTTCGAGATCTACTTCCCGGCATCGGAAAAGAATGAAACCACGGAAAAGCCCGTACCGGCGATGGAAAGCTCCAGAGGCCGGGAAACCATCCTGCTGGTCGACGACGAGCAGGAAAACATCACCGTGATGAAGGAGCTTCTGGAGGATCTCGGCTACCGGATCGTCTGCGCCGGCAGCGGTCAGGAAGCAACGGCCGTCTTCATGATGAGAAAAGACTCGATCGACCTGGTCATCCTGGACATGGTCATGCCGGGGATGGGAGGCGGGCAGACGTTTGACGCCCTTCGCGCCATCGATCCCGGCGTGAAGGTCATTCTCTCCAGCGGTTACAGTATCGAAGGAGAGGCCCGGAGCATTCTGGACCGGGGTTGCAACGGGTTCATCCAGAAACCGTTCCTGATCAACGACCTGTCTCGGATCATCCGGGAGGTCCTTCAGAAATGA
- a CDS encoding LysM peptidoglycan-binding domain-containing protein, which yields MVPLEKKRSARALLLASFFLVAGLFLLPFPAGAADGKTIEITVVKNDNLIDLCKKYLENPLNWPKIGRINRLKDYDLIYPGQKLNIPVGFLRGLPVSGHVIFVKGNVAVRAGAEGPWKPVRLNDYILQGNMIRTGGGSAVEIVFEDGTTFLQRPDTILDVNVSQRKEGDFFLKRMILQSGQLLVKLRRILGRESQMEIRTPSAVALARGTEFRVSVDEQENLTSEVLEGIVDVKAMNQSVALKEGEGTRVVKGAPPAKPRRLLPPPRPTDLLPVYRNMPLRFRFAPAEGAVSHRILLTSDAEGKDAIREEVIRAGDTAEFPAIEDGPYYLHGRSIDEIGIEGLPLAPQKINVRTRPLPPFIQAPVDGSRLKGKTVPFRWMKVPDAVRYQIQTSRASTPPETAEGLTETAETAQDLSFPDFGTYSFRIRSKASDGFEGGWSDTLKVTLIPPPPSPVLEKPALEGKNIHIRWRDQGPKMTYRCQIAREESFRKPVVDEKVNRPEITLSRPADPGVYYVRTSTIDAEGFEGGFSPPQSFEIPDRAKYWATFGTLTAMLMMILILP from the coding sequence ATGGTTCCGCTTGAAAAGAAAAGGTCGGCACGAGCGCTCCTTCTCGCCTCTTTCTTCCTTGTCGCGGGGCTTTTTCTCCTGCCCTTCCCCGCCGGGGCCGCCGATGGGAAGACCATTGAAATAACCGTGGTCAAAAACGACAACCTGATCGACCTCTGCAAAAAATACCTCGAGAATCCGCTGAACTGGCCTAAAATCGGCCGAATCAACCGGTTAAAGGACTATGACCTGATATATCCGGGACAGAAGCTGAACATCCCCGTCGGGTTTCTGAGAGGCCTCCCCGTCAGCGGACACGTGATTTTTGTAAAAGGGAATGTCGCGGTGCGGGCCGGGGCGGAAGGTCCATGGAAACCCGTCCGGTTGAACGATTACATCCTCCAGGGGAACATGATCCGGACCGGCGGCGGGAGCGCCGTCGAAATCGTCTTCGAGGACGGAACCACCTTCTTGCAGCGCCCCGACACGATCCTCGATGTGAATGTATCACAGCGGAAGGAGGGGGATTTCTTCCTGAAGCGGATGATCCTGCAAAGCGGGCAGCTGCTGGTGAAGCTGCGGCGCATCCTGGGACGGGAATCGCAGATGGAAATCCGGACCCCCTCTGCCGTCGCCCTGGCCAGGGGAACGGAATTCAGAGTTTCTGTCGATGAACAGGAGAACCTGACATCCGAAGTCCTCGAAGGAATTGTCGACGTCAAGGCCATGAACCAGTCGGTTGCACTGAAGGAGGGGGAAGGGACCCGCGTTGTCAAGGGCGCCCCACCCGCGAAGCCCCGCAGGCTGCTGCCCCCGCCGCGTCCGACCGACCTGCTGCCCGTGTACCGGAACATGCCGTTACGGTTCCGTTTCGCGCCCGCCGAAGGGGCCGTTTCGCATCGCATCCTGCTCACATCCGATGCGGAGGGGAAAGACGCAATCCGGGAAGAGGTGATCCGCGCCGGCGACACCGCCGAGTTTCCGGCGATTGAGGACGGGCCCTACTATCTTCACGGGCGAAGCATCGATGAGATCGGGATCGAGGGTCTGCCCCTCGCCCCCCAGAAAATCAACGTGCGCACCAGGCCGCTGCCCCCCTTCATCCAGGCGCCGGTCGACGGCTCCCGGTTGAAAGGGAAAACCGTTCCGTTCCGCTGGATGAAAGTCCCGGACGCCGTCCGCTACCAGATCCAGACGTCCCGGGCTTCCACACCGCCGGAAACGGCGGAGGGCCTCACGGAAACCGCCGAGACGGCGCAAGACCTGTCGTTCCCGGATTTCGGCACCTACTCCTTCCGCATCCGCTCCAAGGCATCCGACGGTTTCGAGGGAGGCTGGTCCGACACCCTTAAGGTTACCCTCATTCCCCCTCCCCCCTCTCCCGTCCTGGAGAAACCGGCGCTGGAAGGGAAGAACATCCATATCCGATGGCGGGATCAGGGCCCGAAGATGACGTACCGCTGCCAGATTGCCAGGGAGGAAAGCTTCCGGAAACCGGTCGTCGACGAAAAAGTGAACCGGCCGGAAATCACCCTGTCCAGGCCGGCAGACCCCGGTGTTTATTATGTAAGGACGAGCACGATCGACGCCGAAGGCTTTGAAGGCGGTTTTTCTCCGCCCCAAAGCTTTGAGATTCCCGACCGTGCCAAGTATTGGGCGACATTCGGAACGTTAACCGCGATGCTCATGATGATCCTGATTCTGCCGTAG
- a CDS encoding 3-keto-5-aminohexanoate cleavage protein: MKEKAVITAAITGSIHTPTMSEYLPVTPQQIADDAVRAYEAGAAVVHVHARNPENGMPVPDVNLMKEIITGIKSRCPVVICITTGGGLGMTVEQRVAPVSLYKPELASFNAGSVNFALFPAVGRYSEWKYDWETKYLAMSEDFIFPNTFKTMREYCGHFAENGTKPEFEIYDSGMVDNVAWLIQAGHVKKPVYVQFVLGILGGLSPSPENLMFLVEHAKRRLGEFEFSVCVAGRAQFPLCTQSLLLGGNCRVGLEDNLWLEKGRMAKSSGEQVEKIVRIARELGIDAATPDEARKILGLKGIDKVSY; the protein is encoded by the coding sequence ATGAAAGAGAAAGCGGTTATCACGGCAGCGATCACCGGGAGCATCCATACACCGACCATGTCGGAATATCTGCCCGTCACGCCGCAGCAGATCGCCGACGACGCCGTCAGGGCCTACGAAGCGGGGGCGGCGGTGGTCCACGTCCATGCCCGGAACCCGGAAAACGGCATGCCCGTGCCGGACGTGAACCTCATGAAGGAGATCATCACCGGCATCAAGAGCCGCTGCCCCGTCGTCATATGCATCACCACCGGGGGCGGTCTGGGGATGACGGTAGAGCAGCGGGTGGCGCCCGTTTCCCTCTACAAGCCCGAACTGGCCTCGTTCAACGCCGGCTCCGTCAACTTCGCTCTCTTTCCCGCCGTCGGCCGATACAGCGAATGGAAATACGACTGGGAGACGAAATACCTCGCCATGTCGGAAGATTTCATTTTCCCCAACACCTTCAAGACCATGCGGGAGTACTGCGGCCACTTCGCCGAGAACGGGACCAAGCCGGAGTTCGAGATCTACGACTCCGGGATGGTCGACAACGTGGCCTGGCTGATCCAGGCGGGGCATGTGAAGAAACCCGTCTACGTCCAGTTCGTCCTCGGCATCCTGGGCGGCCTGTCGCCGAGCCCGGAGAACCTGATGTTCCTCGTGGAGCATGCCAAGCGGCGCCTCGGCGAATTTGAATTCTCCGTCTGCGTCGCCGGCCGGGCCCAGTTCCCCCTCTGCACCCAGTCGCTCCTTCTGGGCGGCAACTGCCGGGTGGGGCTGGAGGACAACCTCTGGCTGGAGAAGGGCCGGATGGCGAAAAGCAGCGGCGAGCAGGTGGAAAAGATCGTCCGCATCGCCCGGGAACTCGGCATCGATGCGGCCACGCCCGACGAAGCACGAAAAATCCTGGGCCTCAAGGGGATCGACAAAGTCAGCTACTGA
- a CDS encoding response regulator — MLERWKRFLLDLVTNGRHETYDVEAIRKVTLLFTGTTIGIVFLLVQGTISYFNSIVSLCLIDYTLAFILLLILVYVRRSRNYPFGLYAVLFFFTLLCWYLLSSGGAYETGYVWYYTYPLIACFGLGARKGAIATAILTLPTLVLFSLDNPPGIIGSYPVNFKIRFVGSFLLVSALAYLAEYVREDTQLRLEGKNDELQRVISDLKLTKGKLRQAGEDLEKRVEERTRQLSDANRKLMEEMQERAQVEEALRVSEEKYRVIAENTADVISFQDMNLRYTYLSPSIIRLRGFTVEEAMEQTLDQVMTPESFQFCMGIFGEETALESAGTADPHRIRILELEQYKKDGSTMWIEVSICFVRDRDGNPVGVLSVSRDVTERRRAEEEKRRLEEQLREAQRLEAVGTLAGGIAHEFNNLLMGIQGQASLMLLSLDDGHPHHRRLKQIEQQVASGADLTKQLLGFAREGRYEVRPADMNEIIERTSAMFSRTRRDITILKRLEEGLWTVRVDRGQMEHLLMNLFVNAGQAMREGGTLTLKTENSHADGGQDPPFAVDAGKYVKLSIGDTGMGMDERTRKRIFDPFFTTKDMGRGAGLGLATVYGIVRGHRGMIDVKSEPGQGTTFDIYLPALEMETAAAGTAATRKREGKGKILLVDDEPMLLEVNRQQLEALGYHVYTAVSGQEALAVYAENQEEIALVILDMVMPGLSGGETFDRLRAINPAIRVLLSSGYSIEGQAQQILDRGCDGFLQKPFDFERLSREMGRMFSRREQH, encoded by the coding sequence ATGCTCGAACGATGGAAGCGATTCCTGCTGGATCTGGTCACAAACGGCAGGCATGAGACGTATGACGTCGAAGCCATCCGGAAGGTCACGCTCCTGTTCACGGGCACGACGATCGGAATCGTTTTTCTCCTGGTCCAGGGAACCATCTCGTATTTCAATTCCATCGTCTCTCTCTGTCTCATCGATTACACCCTGGCCTTCATTCTGCTGCTGATCCTGGTTTATGTCCGCCGGTCCCGGAATTACCCGTTCGGGCTTTATGCAGTGCTCTTTTTCTTCACCCTCCTGTGCTGGTACCTGCTCTCCTCCGGCGGGGCTTATGAGACGGGATACGTCTGGTATTACACATATCCCCTGATCGCCTGCTTCGGACTGGGCGCCAGGAAGGGGGCGATCGCGACCGCGATTCTCACGCTGCCGACCCTCGTCCTCTTTTCCCTGGACAATCCCCCCGGCATCATCGGCAGCTATCCTGTGAATTTCAAGATACGGTTCGTGGGCTCCTTTCTCCTGGTCTCCGCGCTGGCGTATCTTGCCGAGTACGTTAGAGAAGACACCCAGCTCCGGCTGGAGGGCAAGAACGACGAACTGCAGCGTGTGATTTCCGACTTGAAACTCACCAAGGGAAAGCTGCGGCAGGCGGGGGAGGATCTGGAAAAGCGCGTAGAGGAAAGGACACGGCAGCTATCCGACGCCAACCGGAAACTGATGGAGGAAATGCAGGAGCGCGCCCAGGTCGAGGAGGCGCTCCGGGTCAGCGAGGAGAAGTACCGCGTCATCGCGGAAAACACGGCGGATGTCATATCCTTTCAGGACATGAATCTACGCTATACCTATCTGAGCCCGTCCATCATCCGGCTCCGCGGCTTCACCGTCGAGGAAGCCATGGAGCAGACCCTGGATCAGGTCATGACCCCCGAATCCTTCCAGTTCTGCATGGGCATCTTCGGAGAGGAGACGGCCCTGGAGTCCGCCGGGACCGCCGACCCGCATCGGATCCGCATCCTGGAGCTTGAGCAATACAAAAAGGACGGGTCGACGATGTGGATTGAGGTCAGCATATGCTTTGTCAGGGACAGAGACGGGAATCCCGTCGGGGTCCTCTCGGTGTCCCGCGACGTCACGGAGCGAAGGCGGGCGGAGGAGGAAAAACGTCGCCTCGAGGAGCAGTTGAGAGAAGCCCAGAGGCTGGAGGCAGTCGGGACGCTGGCCGGCGGAATCGCCCATGAATTCAACAATCTGCTGATGGGCATCCAGGGGCAGGCCTCTCTGATGCTGCTGAGTCTGGATGACGGTCATCCCCATCACAGGCGATTGAAGCAGATCGAGCAGCAGGTCGCCAGCGGCGCCGACCTGACGAAACAGTTGCTGGGCTTCGCGCGGGAGGGGCGATACGAGGTCAGGCCCGCCGACATGAACGAAATCATCGAGCGGACGTCCGCCATGTTCAGCCGGACGAGAAGGGACATCACCATTCTGAAACGGCTGGAAGAGGGGCTCTGGACGGTTCGCGTGGATCGCGGGCAGATGGAGCATCTGCTGATGAACCTGTTCGTGAATGCCGGGCAGGCGATGAGGGAAGGCGGCACGCTCACCCTGAAGACGGAGAATTCGCACGCAGACGGGGGGCAGGACCCACCTTTTGCAGTCGATGCCGGGAAATACGTGAAGCTGTCGATCGGCGATACGGGGATGGGAATGGACGAAAGGACGCGCAAGCGCATCTTTGATCCTTTCTTTACCACGAAGGACATGGGCCGGGGCGCCGGCCTGGGATTGGCGACGGTTTACGGGATCGTCCGGGGGCATCGGGGGATGATCGACGTGAAGAGCGAGCCCGGGCAGGGGACGACGTTCGACATTTATCTTCCGGCCCTGGAGATGGAGACAGCCGCCGCCGGGACCGCCGCAACGAGAAAACGGGAAGGGAAGGGGAAGATTCTCCTGGTCGACGACGAACCGATGCTGTTGGAGGTGAACCGGCAGCAGCTCGAGGCGTTGGGGTACCATGTATACACGGCTGTGAGCGGACAGGAGGCCCTGGCCGTCTATGCAGAGAATCAGGAAGAGATTGCCCTTGTGATCCTGGACATGGTCATGCCGGGCCTGTCGGGAGGCGAGACGTTTGACCGTCTTCGAGCGATCAATCCGGCGATCCGCGTCCTCCTGTCGAGCGGTTACAGCATCGAGGGGCAGGCGCAGCAGATCCTGGACCGGGGCTGCGACGGCTTTCTCCAGAAACCCTTCGATTTTGAGCGGCTATCAAGAGAGATGGGGAGAATGTTCAGCCGTCGGGAGCAACACTGA
- a CDS encoding electron transfer flavoprotein subunit beta/FixA family protein, translating into MNILIAMKQVPDLQQVRIRDRKPVLDDVPLLMGDIDRSALAAAVALQEAAAGKKIVLSAGDGNLEDTVKEALAAGADEAVLVIDDRLRDAESAFSARALAEAIRRTDDVGLVFFGEGSADNYSGQVMSRVAGLLGWPQAGYVREIRLEEGKAVLTRSLEDREEILEVDLPAVVSVVSEIAQPRTPSVTAILKAGRKPKTVFSLADLGLDGPQPKAVETLDQLAPQSERKKLVLKSVEELMDVLRSKEKP; encoded by the coding sequence ATGAATATCCTGATTGCCATGAAGCAGGTGCCCGACCTGCAGCAGGTCCGCATCCGGGACCGCAAACCCGTTCTCGATGACGTGCCCCTCCTGATGGGGGACATCGACCGCAGCGCCCTCGCTGCGGCGGTCGCCCTGCAGGAAGCCGCGGCGGGGAAGAAGATCGTTCTCTCCGCCGGTGACGGAAACCTGGAAGACACGGTCAAGGAAGCCCTCGCGGCGGGAGCCGACGAGGCGGTTCTGGTGATCGACGACCGCCTCCGGGACGCCGAGAGCGCGTTTTCGGCGCGTGCCCTGGCCGAGGCGATCCGGCGCACCGACGACGTCGGCCTGGTCTTCTTCGGCGAAGGGAGTGCCGACAACTATTCCGGCCAGGTCATGTCCCGTGTTGCCGGGCTTCTGGGTTGGCCGCAGGCGGGATACGTGCGGGAGATCCGCCTGGAGGAGGGGAAAGCCGTTCTGACGCGCTCCCTGGAAGACCGCGAGGAGATCCTGGAGGTGGACCTGCCGGCGGTGGTGAGCGTCGTGTCCGAGATTGCCCAGCCCCGGACGCCCTCCGTGACGGCGATCCTCAAGGCCGGCCGGAAGCCGAAGACGGTCTTTAGCCTTGCCGACCTGGGCCTGGACGGACCGCAGCCGAAGGCCGTGGAGACCCTGGACCAGCTGGCTCCGCAGAGCGAGCGGAAAAAATTGGTCCTGAAGTCCGTGGAGGAGCTGATGGACGTCCTCCGTTCAAAGGAGAAGCCGTGA